The segment agatagattGAGATGTTTTATTGATCTCGAAGGAAATGTAGGCATCCTAtagattaaaacacaaatacaggaCACTCAAGAATTACAGGGGTCAAAGTATGTGTCTATAGAGGCTGTGCAAATAGTCAACAAATTGTCGATTATCATATAAGAAATACTAAACTCaagtaaagaaaaatataacCTAAATTTTGCATTACTAATTGTGCATCAGTATCAATGCTGGGGATCCTGGCCCTGGATGGTTTGAAACTGAAACCAGTTTTGTGGTGTCACACACCCATATTGATTATCTCCATTTGATTTGCCATCTAGCCTATATGAGTATGTATATAGTAGAAAATGGACTTGTCATAGGAGTGGTGTCTCCCTGACATGATCACACACAGCTTCCACTCAGAGTGCTGTGGTTTGTACCACCTGTTCAAACCACAGGTTAAACCGGGCTGTCCTGACTGGTTTGGCTTGATTTCCCTGAGAGTGGTTCCCTCACTGGTCATCATTTACCCACACACATTAACTTTTTCCCTATTTCAGACGACAGCGCGGTGATTGGCTGCCGGATCTGCTCTCCGCTCCCTGATTGGCTGCCCGTTGTTTCCGGGGCTCCGCTGTGCGCTCACTGACGTTTCTCGGTGTGAGCCCCCGAGACAGACTGGAGAGAATGGCTGCCAGTGGAGGTTAGCGAAATCTTCCTTGTTTTCGTCTTTCAATCAGACTTCAATGACGCCGTTCGAGCGTGTGgtttgtgtgtcggtgtgttAGCGGGGTGTAGTTCTGCGCAGCGACGGGCAGAGTCGTGACGTGTTGGCTTCTTGTTGAACGAGGTCAGCCTCTAAAACGACTCCTCAAAAGTGTTGCTTGTCGTTAGCCGGGCTCCGCTGCTAGCGTTAGCTGTGTAGCTAACTTTCGGCCGGTTAGCTCGCAGTCCACAGCTGATTGTGTAAACACTTGTTTGTGACAAGAGACAAAGGGTAGACAAGTTGTTCTTACAGCTACTATCATCGGTATTAACGGCCCAGCCACTGCGCTagtcactgttgtgtttttaagagTTAGAAGTGAAGAGTTGGGAACAACCGAGGGCTTTATCGCCCTTTATATCTCGCAATGTTGTGTCAAAGAAAGCTTGCTAACATTAGCTCGGTCCGTAGCTGTCTGCTAAAAGTTAAGCTTGCATGTCAGCTAGCTCACTTAACCACGAGCGAGCTCTGCTGTTTTTCGTGGtaaacaaacattcagaggGTCATTTTTGCAGACTGACTATTTAATATTCTGTATATTCAAAGTTGGCTGTAGTCTGCGTAGCTACCCACGGTATCACTGTGTGTACCGGGCACTCATGCGAGGAGTTAGCAAGCTAGCTACCACCTGGCGAGGCAGTGGTTCTCTGCTCACTCGTCGGGAGTCTTTGTCCTGATAAGGAGTTAGCCCCGTTCAACACGAGGTGTTTGTTGGGAAAGTTTCTCCTCGTGTGTCTCCGAGTGTACTTGCGTGTAGCGGCACATTAAAGGAGGTATTACGTCGGGATGCCATTTGTATATAAGTTGCCATGACACGTCTGAtaagaaacatgttttactttgtagCCCTCGGTGTCGGGGAGCCACACGAGTTTCTATGCCCACATGTTATCCCTATGTCTTAAGTCGCTCTGTGACAATGTGGGCAACTTCAGCTCAAAGTTACAAACAAGCAGATTTAGAGGAAACGACTGTTTTGCAGTGGCAGTTCATCATTATTATAACTGGGTCAGATATACTCGTGGCCCATATTGTAAATCAACTTtgataatgtgtatttttggagATCAGAGTAGATACAGGACCTTTCTCACTTAAACACACTGCTTCAGTAACGTTTTGTCAGATTATTCTACATTGACCTGTCTTGATTAACATATTGCAAATCTTTTTTGAACGCAGTGTAGATTAATAATCACtgcatttatcatttaaagTAGTTACCTTTGTGTCATGTATCATGTTTTCTGATAAAAGGTAGGACAGTGTAGATATGTTGTCATCAACTGGTGTTTTCACAAGACTGGACAACTATATACATTTATTGAGTGTGTCAAAAATGCTTACAGGAATAttataaaatgtctgttttccGAATAGGAGTCTGATCAAGTCTTCAATACTTTGTTGTTCATCATAGGATCAGTTTTTGAAATGAATGGACAGTGTCTGTCAGTATAACACTTTTACTTcctcttgtgttgtttttttgttgttgtcacaaAATACTGAGTCCTTGCATAGTGCATATTGTAATATTTCCAAGTAACTagtacacaaattaaaatgaaattgttatcataaaaaaagatgatCTTGAAATTGTCAATGATTCCTCACTATATGTTTTAGGTGCATTATCGCCACCCATTGATCTAGAGTGTGGACTCACATTAGTCCTGTCTTTTTCTCTGAATTCTATTTTCTCACCAGATGTGGCTCTCAGGTTCAAAGGTTTTGTCCCTGACAATTTTGAAGTTAATGAAAATTAGTACTCTGATTCAAAAAGTAATATGCTAAcgttgtttatttctctctctctcctctctctctatacTGTGTTGTCCAGAGGTAGGGAAGCTGTCACAAGTACAAAATGGGACACCTCCAACAACTAATTATAACGGGGTAGATGCTGTTCATGCCTGTAACGTCCTTCAGCAGCTCAAAGCCTTGTTCGATGAAGCACAGCTCACAGACATTGTTGTAGAAGTGGACCATGGCAAGACTTTCTCATGTCACCGAAATGTCCTTGCAGCAATCAGCCCATATTTTAGGTAAGCTGGATACAGGTTATCTGATTCAATGTAATGATATCTAGATCACATTTACTTGCCGAGTTTTAACTTGAGAATCGTTTACTATAGTTAAAGTATTTCTATTTCCTCTACCATCACCACCAGGTCCATGTTCACCAGTGGCCTTACAGAGAGCAGCCAGCGTGAGGTCAGAATCGTCGGGGTGGAATCTGAATCCATGCACCTTGTCCTGGACTATGCCTACACATCCAGGGTCACACTCTCGGAGTCCAATGTACAGGCCCTGTTCACCGCAGCCAGCATTTTCCAGATTCCTGCACTTCAGGACCAGTGTGCCCAGTTCATGATTAGCCGGCTAGACCCACAGAACTGTATCGGGGTCTACATGTTTGCTGATGCTTATGGGCACCAGGAGCTGAGGGACAGCTCGCAAGACTACATCCGCAAGAAGGTTAGTATAACATGAGCATATGGTTCTTATCGATTGTACGATTATGCCTCCCTCTTCTTAAATCCATTTTTTACTTATCCATTTTCCCCCCCAAAGATATTATTTTACACTCTAATAACAGTGTTTGGTGTCTGTCCTGTATGTTTACCTGCAAAAAACTGaactattttatgtttttgtgataGTTCCTGTGTGTGTCGTGGGAGCAAGAATTCCTCCAGATGACCAAGGAGCAACTGGTCAGTATTTTGAACAATGACGACCTCAACGTGGAAAAGGAAGAGCATGTCTATGAGAGCATTGTCCGCTGGCTAGAGCATGATCTGTCTGGTCGTGAGGCCCACCTAGCCGAGGTTTTTTCCCAGTGCATCCGTCTACCCTTGCTGGAGGAGGCCTTTCTCAGTGGGATACCTGCCCCCTTTGCCTGTGCCCTGTCCCTGTCTAAAGACCATGCTGAGGCCAAAGCCCGCCTCACCGGCACCAATGGTTGCCCACAGCGCCTGGGTATGACCGCTTCTGAGATGGTCATCTGCTTCGATGCCGCTCACAAACACTCAGGGAAGAAGCAGACGGTGCCTTGTCTTGACACAGCCACAGGAAGGGTGTTCAAGCTCTGCAAACCA is part of the Hippoglossus hippoglossus isolate fHipHip1 chromosome 5, fHipHip1.pri, whole genome shotgun sequence genome and harbors:
- the kbtbd8 gene encoding kelch repeat and BTB domain-containing protein 8 codes for the protein MAASGEVGKLSQVQNGTPPTTNYNGVDAVHACNVLQQLKALFDEAQLTDIVVEVDHGKTFSCHRNVLAAISPYFRSMFTSGLTESSQREVRIVGVESESMHLVLDYAYTSRVTLSESNVQALFTAASIFQIPALQDQCAQFMISRLDPQNCIGVYMFADAYGHQELRDSSQDYIRKKFLCVSWEQEFLQMTKEQLVSILNNDDLNVEKEEHVYESIVRWLEHDLSGREAHLAEVFSQCIRLPLLEEAFLSGIPAPFACALSLSKDHAEAKARLTGTNGCPQRLGMTASEMVICFDAAHKHSGKKQTVPCLDTATGRVFKLCKPPNDLREVGILVSSENDIYIAGGYRPSNSEVSIDHRAESDFWQYEHAGNRWLTRAPLLRARIGCRLVHCCGKLYALGGRVYEGDGRNALKSVEYYDARDNCWTAVNPMPVAMEFHSAVEYKDRIYVLQGEYFFCFDPRKDYWSHLAPMSVPRSQGLAALYKNCIYYIAGICRNHQRTFTLEVYDIEKNTWSRKRDLPFDQATSPYIKAMLLQGKLHLFVRATQVMVEEHVFRTSRKNSLYQYDDKADVWTKIYETPDRLWDLGRHFECVVAKLYPQCLQKVL